The window AGATCGTCGGGGTGGCCGGACGGGGTCGACGGGGAGGAGGGGAGGAGGGGTGGAGGGGTGGAGGGGGTTTGCTTGGGGCTGTTGACAGGCGCGGTTTGCTTGAGTGGTGACCGTCTATTACCGGGACGACACGGTGCAGGTGACCTCCGAGACGGTCCAGGCGGGCGGTCACCGGGTACCGGTCGCCGAACTGACCTACGTCTGGCACACCCGAGGGCGCGGCACGCTGCGGTCCCGCTCCCGGCTACTCGGACGCGGCACGCTCATCTTCCTGCTCTCGGTCCCCCCGCTGATCGCGACGATCTGCGTCGTCTCACTCGCGTACGCGGCCCAGGATCGGGGGAACTGGCTGCTCGCGGCGGCGATCCTCGGCATCTGCGTGGTGGGCGCACTGGCCCTGATGCCGTTCCTGGAGGTCCCGCTGAGCTGGTTGGACCGCTCGTACGACCGGGGGTCGGGCGTCTACGAACTCTGGGTGCAGCGCCAGGGGCAGGAACTGATGCTGTTGCAGATCTCCGACGCGATGCGGTTCGGCCAGATCTACCGGGCGGTGCAGCGTGCCGTCGAGCAACACGGCGACACGCGCTGAGGCGTAACCCGGAGGGTCAGGTCGTCTGCTCCGGCAGGCCGCCCCAGGGAAGCTGGGGAGGGTCCTCGGCCATCCGTGCCTGGTAGTCGAGGGCGGTTGTCTCCTGGCCCCAGCGCGGCATGCCGGTCGGCATGTCCCGGGTGTCGAGCAGCAGCTCGATGATGGTCAACCGGTCCGGTCTGCCGGGCAGTCCGGCGAAGACCCGGGCCAGGTCGCCCTCGGTGGAGACCACGTGCGCGTCGATCGGGGCGTCCCGGGCGAACACCGACGGGATCTGCGCGTACCGCCAGTTGTCGATGTCGTTGTACCGCTGGTGCGCCCCGTCGACCGCGCGCTCGACCGTGTAACCGCCGTTGTTCAGGACCACGATGATCGGATGCTGACCGGTGGCCAGCATCCGACTGATCTCCTGGACGGTGAGCTGCAACGACCCGTCACCGGTGACGAGGACGACCCGCCGCTGCGGGGCCGCCACCCCGGCACCGAAGGCGGCCGGTGTGGCGTACCCGATCGATCCCCACAGGGGTGCCTGGAGGCAGTCGGTTCCCGGCGGGAGCTGGATGGTCGCCACCCCGTACGACGGGGTGCCGGTCTCCGGTAGGAGCACGTCACCGGGGCGCAGCAGTGCCGCCAGCGCGGGCCAGAGCCGCGCCTGCCCGATCGGCTCGTCACTGGCCGGGTCGAGCGCGCCGGCCAGGTCGGGGGCGGGTGCCACGGCCGACTCCCAGTCGACGGTACGCGCCGGCGCGATCCCGTACAGGGCACGCAGCGCCGCGTCCGGCGGTACGCCCTCGAACATCGCCCCGGCCACCGATGCGGAGGTGCTGTTGAGCCCGATGATCAGTGACAGGTCCAGGTCGGCGGTGAACAGTCCGTCCCAGTCGAAGAACTTGGTGCCGACACAGACCAGGGCGTCCGCTCCCTCGATCACCTGCCGGACCGGATCGGCGCTGTCCCCACCGTTGTAGATGCCGACGAAGTGCGGGTCGGACTCGTCGACGAAGCCCCGGCCCATGCCCTGGGTCGCCACCGGCCAGTTCCGGTCGACCATCACCGACCGTACGAGCTGCCCGAGGTCGTACCGGATCGCCAGGTTGCCCACCAGGAGGGCGGGTCGGCTCGCGTTGGCCAGCAACCGCCGGGCGACCCCGGTGAACGCGTCGAGCTGCGCGGCGTCGACCACCGGCTCGGGCCGGGGCAGTGGTGACCGGGGCGCGGCCACCTCCTGCCGGGCCACGTCACCGGGCAGGCGTACGTAGACCGGCCGCCGGGCGAGCCACGCCTCGCACAGCACCCGGTCGATCTCGGTGGCCGCGTTCTCGGCGGTCAGGCTGGTCTGGGCGACGGTCACCTCCCGACCGATCCGGACCCACCGGTCGAAATCGCCGTCACCGAGCGAGTGGTGCATGGACGTGTGCTTGTCCATGATCCGGACCGGTGGTCCGCCGACGATCGACACGATCGGCACCGATTCGGCCATCGCCCCGGCCAGCCCGTTGACCGCGGAGAGTTCACCCGGACCGAAGGTGGTGAGGATGGCCGACATGCCGGCGAGGCGGGCGTAGCCGTCGGCCGCGTACGCGGCGTTCAGCTCGTTGCAGCTACCCACCCAGTCGATGCCCTCGAACGCCTCGATCTGGTCGAGGAACTCCATGTTGTAGTCGCCGGGCAGGCCGAAGACGTGCCGTACCCCGAGGTCGTGCAGCCGGCTCAGCAGCAGCTCACCGACCGTGGTCATGTTCCGGTGCCTCCGCGCACTGTGCCGCCCCCGTCGCCGTCGCCCACGCCCGTGCCGCTGCCCTGGCGGTCCGTCCGTTCCATTTTCCGGTCTTCGACGCCCGCCCGGACCGGGAATCGGCAAACCGGCGGGGCTGCCGCCGACGGGAACGGGGGACCGGGAATCGGCAAACCGGCGGGTTGCCGCCGACGGGGGGACGGGGGACCGGCACGCCGGCGGAAGGACACCGCCCGCCGTGGATCAGCCGTCGGGCGGCACTCGACCGGGCGACGCACAATTGCGGGATGGTGCTCCCCCTCCCCCGGCCCGCCGCCCTGCTCGACCTGACCAGATTCGCCGTCGGTCAGGCCGTCGGTCAGGCCACCGACGCCGCGACCACGCTCGCCGGTCTGCCCGCCCGCGCGATCGGCGTACTCGACCAGGCCGAGGAGCTGGTACGGCGGATCGGCACCGTGCTGGACCGGGTGGAGACCGCGCTGGACCGGATGGAGTCCACACTGGAGCGGACCGACCGGATCGTCGGGGCGACGGAGAAGGCCGTCGACCAGGTGCAGACGCTGACCGCCCGTGCCGCCGCCCCGATCGACGAGGCGAGCCGGGTGGCCGCCGCCGCGGCGGTCGTGGTCGCCGAGGCGGAACTCGTCGCTGGCAGGGCCGCCGCCACCATGGCCCGGGCCGAGGTCACCATGGGTACGGTCGACGAACTGCTCGGCGCGTACGCCGTCACGCTGCGCAAGGGTGCCCCGATGGCCAGCCGTTTTGTCGAGCAGCTCACCCCGGAGGAGGTCGACGCGGCGATCCGGCTGGTGGACGAGCTGCCCAAGTTGACCGGGCACCTGACGGCAGACGTACTGCCGATCCTGGCCACCCTCGACCGGGTCGGCCCGGACATCCACGACCTGCTCAACGTCACCCGCGACCTCAAGCTCGCCATCGCCGGCATTCCGGGCCTGGCCATGCTGCGTCGGCGCGGCGAGAACCGGTCCCCGGACGAGAGCTGACCCACCGGTCAGCGGAAAGCCCGGTCAGCGGATGTAGTCGCCGAGGACGGCCGGGGTCAGCCCGGCGGCGTGGATGGCGTTCAGCGCCGCGATGAGGTCGTCCACGAACCGGTCGCGGAAGTGCATCAGGATGATGTCGCCGGGGTGGATCTTGTGTTCACCCTGGTAACGCACCTTGCCCTTGTCGACCGACTCGGTCCAGAAGAAGGCCGCCTTCAGACCGCAGTCGTGCACGGCCCGCAGGGTGGTGCCGTCCTTCTCCCCGAACGGCGGCCGGAACAGCACCGGGCGGCGGCCGTACAGCGTGCCGAGCCGGTCGGCGGAACCGCAGATCTCCCGCTTCTGGGTCGCGTACGACTTGCCCCGCAGTCCCTGGTGGGTGAGGGTGTGCGCCTCGATCGCCACGTTGGGCGCGGCGAGTTGGAGTTGCCGGAAGTAGTCCGGGTTCTCCTTGATCGCGTCGATGGTGAGGAAGAGGGTCACCGGCACCTGCGCCTCGGCGAGCAACTGCCGCGCCTCGGGCCGTTTGATCCAGCCGTCGTCGATGGTCACGAACGCCACCGGCTGGGTGGTGGGGATGCGCGAGTACCAGCCCGCCGAGGCCCCGGCCGGTACGGTCACCGGCTCCGGCACCGGCGCGGCCGGGAAACGCGGCAACCTGGCCGCGTAGACGCCGACCGGGGTGGCCGCGACGGTGGGCCGGGCGGTCGCCGTGGCGGTGGGTGCGACGGTACGGGCGAGCCGGGCGGTCGCCGGGCTGGTGGTCGGTCCGGGAAACGCGACCACGAGCCCCGCCAAGGCCAGCACCACGACCAGTCCGACCGTCCACTGTGGCTTACCCCGGCCCGGCGCCCCCGTGGGCCCGCTACCAACGCTCATGTCGCGGGAGCGTACGCCGAGTCTGTCCGGGTGTGGTGACCCCCCGGGACGTCACTTATCGCAGCTAGGCGACCACGCCCGGACGGCGAAGGTCGTCGATCTCGACCACCTCGCGCCCGAGCGGCCAGAACGCCGCCGGTACGAGCTTGAAGTTGGCGATACCGAACGGAATCCCGATGATCGTGATGCAGAGCGCGACCCCGGCCAGTACGTGCATCAGCGCCAGCCACCAGCCGGCCAGGATCACCCAGAGCACGTTGGCCACGCCCGAACCCAGTCCGGCGCCCGGCTTCGGGGTGAGCGTCCGGCCGAACGGCCACAGCGAGTAGTACGCCAACCGCAGCGACGCCACCCCGAACGGGATCGTCACGACCAGGACGAAGCAGATCAGCGCCGCGATGCCGTACCCGATGGCGAGGACGATGCCGCTGCCGAAGATGAGCCAGAGGAGATTGAGGATGAAACGCACCATGCCCTCATAGTGCCCAACCCCCGCCACCGGGGGCGGCGAACGCCGCGGCTCAGTGCCCGGGGCGGGCGGTGGCGGTGGCAAAAAGGGCGTCGATCTCGTCCCGTCGGGGCAGCGAGCCGGAGGTGCCGACGTGCCGGGCGCAGGCCGCACCGGCGGCGCAGGCCCAGTGCACCGCGTCGACCAGGTCACGACCCTCGCCCCAGGCCACGGCGAGCGCGCCGGTGAAGGCGTCACCGGCACCGGTCGTGTCGACCGCGTCGACCGGAAAGCCCGGGATGTGCGCGGTGGTGCCGTCCCGGTCGCCGTACCAGGCGCCGTCGGCGCCGAGGGTCAGAACCGCCCGGGGTACGGCGTCCAGCAGCGCCCCCGGATCCTCCCGGCCCGCTCCGCTGACCGCCTGCGCCTCATGCTCGTTGACCACGAGGAGGTCGACCAGGTCGAGCAACTCGGCCGGGAGTTCCCGGGCCGGGGCGGCGTTGAGCACCACCCGGGTACCGGCGGCACGGGCCGCGGTGGCCGCTTCGAGGACCGTTTCGAGCGGGATCTCGAGCTGGGTTACCAGCACGTCCGCCCGGCGTACGGCGGAAAGCTCCGGTTCGGTGAGGCCGACGAACGCGGCGTTCGCGCCGGGCGCCACCACCACCGTGTTCTCGCCGTTGGCGTCGACGGTGACCACGGCCACGCCGGAGGCGCCGTAGACCACCCGCAGTTGGCCGGTGTCCACGCCGGAGGCGGCGATCCGCGCCTTCAGCGTCACCCCGAACGAGTCCGAGCCGATCGCGCCGAGGAAAACACCGGAGGCACCGGCCCTGGTCGCGGCGATCGCCTGGTTGGCCCCCTTGCCGCCGGGCACCATCACGAAGTCGTTGCCGAGCACCGTCTGCCCGGCCGCCGGCAGGACCGGGGTCATGGCCACCAGGTCCATGTTCGCGCTGCCCACGACAACAACCCGGGGCCGACTCATGGGCACCTCCTGCTGGTGGGACGCGGACCATGATTCTAGAGGCGGCGGTTGGGGTGGTTTTCTGGCAGGCTGCCTGGATGGGAAAGACGGCAATCGGGGTCATGTACCGCTGCGACAGCCCCCCGGAGCAGCTCCCGGCCTACGCGCGTCTGGTCGAGCGACTCGGTTACGACGAACTCTGGGTGGTCGAGGACTGCTTCTTCACCGGAGCGGTCTCCGCCGCGACGGTCGCCGCCTCGGTCACCGAGACGATCCGGATCGGTATCGGCATCCTGCCGGCCGCGTTCCGTAACCCCGCCCTGGCCGCGATGGAGTTGAGCAACCTCGAACGACTCTTCCCCGGCCGGATCCTGCCCGGTTTCGGCCACGGCATGCCGGACTGGGTACGCCAGGTCGGTGCCCACCACCCGTCCCCGCTGGCGGTGCTCGGCGAGACCGTCACCGTCGTACGCGCCCTGCTGGCCGGTGAGACGGTCACCGTCGACGGGCAGTACGCCAAGCTGGACGGGGTGAAGCTGGCGTTCCCGCCGGCCGAACCGCCCCCGATCTCGACCGGCGTACGCGGCGCGAAGTCGCTGCGGCTGTCCGGGCAGGTGGCGGACGGGACGATCCTGGCCGAGTGCGCGAGCCCGGCGTACCTGCGGTGGGCCAGGGACCTGATCGACGCCGGCCGCGCCGACGCCGGCCGGAACGACGACCCACACCGCCTGACCGTCTACGGTTTCCTCGACTTCGACTCCGATCGGTCGTACGCCCGTCAGGCGATCGCCGGCCGTTTCCTCGGCGGTCCGCCCCTCTCCCCCGCCGACGACGACCTGGCCGAGGAGATCGCCGCCCTGGTGGCCGCCCACCCGAAGGTGGAAGACCTGGCCGGGGCCCTGCCCGACCACTACGTAGACCGCTTCGCCATAGCCGGCACCCCCGACCAGTGCGCCGCCTCCCTACAGGCCCTCACCGACGCCACCGCCGACTCGATCATCTTCATCCCCCCCACCGACCCCCAACTAGCCGTAACCCAAATAACCCTCGCCGCCCCCACCCTCCTCCCCGGATAACCCCCGGATCACCTAGTTGATCATGAAGTTAGCGACGGTTTCCGCGCCGAAAAGTGTCGCTAACTTCATGATCGACGGCGGGTCGACGGGGGTGGGGGGGGGGGTGGGGGGCGGGGGTGGGCGGGCTTTGGCGGCGGTCAGTTTGCTGTCGTTACGCCGGCTCGCTCGGCCCAGGAACTGCCGGAGAGGTGGCCGCCTGCGGCGGGGTCGTGTGCGGGCAGGACGGCGAGGTTCGGGTACCGGCCGCGCAGGGTGTTGATCGCGCGGGTCGTCTCGCGCAGCCGGGCGCGTTCGCCGACGCCGGGGATGTGTCCGTCCTGCATGAGGTGCACGTCGTAGGTGACGTCACCGACCATCAGCAGCGGGGTCGCGCCGGGCTGGCGTACGAGCAGCGACAGCGAGCCGGGGGTGTGTCCCGGTGTGGGCAGCAGAACGAGAGTGCCGTCGCCGAAGAGGTCGTGGGCGGCGGTGAACGGTGCGACGGCCGGGTCGTTCGTCGCGCGTGGCGTCACCTGCCGCCAGCGCAGACCGGGCAGGTTGATGTGACTGGTGAGCATGCCCCGGTTCTCGGGGTTCGGCTGGTGCAGGTCGTCCCACTCGCGCTGGTCGACGACGATCTCGGCGTGGCTCAGCTCGGACAGGCCGCCGATGTGGTCCTGGTGCAGGTGCGACAGCACGACGGTGTGCACGTCGGCGATGTCGTAACCGATGCTGGCCAGTCGGGCAGTCAACGTCTGGTCGGAGTCGATCTGGAACCGGGCGAGCCGCCGGTAGATCAGCCCGGTCAGGCCGGAGGTCGGGAAGTAGTTCGGGTCGGTGACCGAGGCCCGGTCCTGCCCGGTGTCGAACAGGACGAGACCGTCCTCCCGCTCGATCACGTAGACGTTGATCGGTCGTGGGTCGGTCCACCGGCGTGAGGTCATCAGCCACCACAGGAACGGGGTGCCGTTCGACCGGACGTGCTGCGGGCGGATGTCCACCGTGCCGGTGCTGACCACCGAGACTGCCTTGATCGGGTTGCTGAGCTTGGGCGCGACCGCCGCGTTCTGTGTCATGACATTAGATTACACGACACACAATCCTCGGCAAGCCCCGGGCGCACTCATGTAGAGAAAGAGGGGCTATCCCGAGTCGGATAGCCCCTCTTTCTCTACAAAAGCGGGTGTTCTCGGCAGGGGGGCGACGCGCCCCCGGCAGGTCAGCTCGTGGGGAAGTTGTCGGGGGTGCGGGTGCGGTCGCGGATCCAGACGCCGGCCGGCTTGAGTACGGCGGTGCCGGCGTACGTGGTGCCGTTGCAGGTGCCGGTGTTGAAGACGGCACCGGACCGGAAGTCGTCGGAGAAGTTCCAGTTGACCCAGCTGATCTGCTTGCTGGCCATCAGATCCAGGTACGCCTGCGCCTGGGTGAAGTTGTTCGCGCCGTCACCGGAGGCGGTCTGGGTGCCGAACTCGGTGACGAACATCGGGATCCGGTCGGCGGCCCTGCTCAGCGCGTTCAGGTACGACGTGCCGTGCGAGGCGGCGTAGAAGTGGAAGGTGTACATGATGTTGGTGGCGTTGACCGGGTTGTTGACCACCTCGGTCTCGCTGGCACCGTCGGAGAGCCCGAGCGAGGACCAGGCGCGGGTGCCGACCAGCACCACCCCGTCGGGGTCCTGCGCGCGGATCACCGGGATGATCTGCTCGGCGTACGACTTGATGGTCGACCAGCCGACGCCGTTCGGCTCGTTCGCCACCTCGTACAGGATGTTGGTCTTGTCCCTGTGCCGGCTGGCGATCTCGGTGAAGAAGGTACGGGCCCGACTGAGGTTGAAGTTCGGGTCGCCCGGATCCAGCATGTGCCAGTCGACGATCGCGTAGAGGCCACGGGCGGTGGCCCGCTCGATGAAGTCGTGCACCCGGTCGGTGAAACCGCGCGGGTCGGTCTCGTAACCGTCCTCCTGGATGTACATCGAGATCCGGAGCACGTCGGCGCGCCAGTCGTTGGCGAGCGCGTCGAGGGAGTTGTTGTTGACGCACTGGGCGTACCACTGGATGCCGTGCGTGCTCATGCCGCGCAACTGGATCGGGCGCCCGTACTGGTTGCAGAGCTTGACGCCGCAGACCCGGAGCTGGCCGTTGATCGCCGCCGGGGTGGTGCCGCCGCCCCCGCCGGAGGCGGTGGTCGCGGTGACCTGGTTGCTCACCGCCGACAGGTTGCCGGCCGCGTCCCGCGCCCGGACCGTGAAGGTGTACGCCGTGGCGGCGGCCAGCCCGCCGACGGTGCCGCCGGTGCCGGTGACCGTGGTCGCGAGGGTCCCGCCCCGGTAGATGTCGTACCCGGTCACCGCGACGTTGTCGGTGGCGGCGTTCCAGGCCAGCGAGACACTGGTCGAGGTGACCGAGGTGCTGCGCAGGTTGCCGGGGACGGTGGGTGCCTGGGTGTCGCCGCCTCCTCCGCCGCCGGTGCAGGAGCCGCCGTTGACGGTGCAGTTGGTCGGGGTGCCGGTGCCCGACACGGTGAAGCCGAAGGTGGTGCTGGCTCCGGCGGCGAGGGTGCCGTTCCAGGACTGGTTGACGAAACTGTGGCGGTTGCCGGAGGTGGTCCGGGTCGCGTCCCAGGAGCTGCCGATGGTCGAGCCGGCGGCCAGGTCGAACTCGACCCGCCAGCCGGTGATCGTGCTGGTCGTGTTGTTGCGGACGGTGAACAGGGCCTCGTAGCCACTGCCCCAGTCCTGGGTCTTGGTGAAGCTGGCGGTCGCCGCGTACGCGCCCGGCGCCACCAGCAGACCTGCGGTCACGGCCAGCGCGGTGGCGGACACCAGCGTCGCCAGCCGACGGAATCTGTTCATCCTGTTCCCCTGACGATCGGATCGACATGACGACACGTATCGATGGAGGAACAGTAAATTTAATTAACAGTCACGTCAACATGACGACACTTGTCCATATTTGGCGGCACCGGTCGGGCGGCTCAGGCGGCGCGGGCGGTGAAGCGGTCCCCGGAGCGTTCGACGGTGAGCGGCAGTCCGAACGTACGGGAGAGGTTGTCCCCGGTGATGGTGTCGCCGACCAGGCCCTGGGCGACGATGCCGCCCTCGCGCAGCAGGAGCGCGTGGGTGAAGCCCGGCGGGATCTCCTCCACGTGATGGGTGATCAGCACCAGGGCCGGGGCGTCCGGGTCCCGGGCCAGTCCGGCCAGCCGGCCGACCAGATCCTCGCGCCCGCCCAGGTCGAGCCCGGCCGCCGGCTCGTCCAGGAGCAGCAACTCGGGGTCGGTCATCAGGGCACGGGCGATCTGCACCCGCTTGCGCTCCCCCTCGGACAGGGTCCCGTAACGCCGGTCGGCCAGCCCGGCGACGCCGAACTGGTCCAGCAGGGCCCGCGCCCGCGCCTCGTCCACCGCGTCGTAGCTCTCCCGCCACCTGCCGACCACCGACCAGGCCGCGGTCAGCACCACGTCGCGTACGGACTCGTCGCCCGGGATCCGCTCGGCCAGCCCGGCCGTGGTCAACCCGATCCGGGTCCGCAACTCGGCCATGTCGGTGCGGCCGATCTTCTCACCGAGCACGTGCACCGTGCCGCTGGTCGGGTGCGACCGGCCGCCGGCCAGATTGAGCAGGGTCGTCTTCCCAGCGCCGTTGGGGCCGAGCACCACCCAGCGCTCGTCCAACTCCACCCGCCAGCTCAGGTCCCGCAGCAGGAACGCACCGGTGCGGACCACGTTCACCCCGGCAAGGTCGATCACCAGGTCGTCGCTGGCCGGGCTCGGGTTCGGGCCGGTGGCAACGGCACCGGCGACGTTGTGGACCAGGTCAGTAGGCACCCGTCCATCCAACCACGCACGCGTCGCCGCCCCCCACGGACGGCGGCCTCCCCGTAAGGTGGGGCGCCGTGTCATTGATCACGCTGAACGGACCGGAGGTCCACATGGGCGGACGCGGCGAGGGGGTCGCGTGAGCGCGGTCATCGAGATACACGGGCTGCGTAAGAGCTTCCGCCCCCTGAGGGGCGAGCCGAGGGTCGCACTCGACGGGTTCGACATGCTGGTCGAGGCGGGGCAGGTGCACGGTTTCCTCGGCCCCAACGGCTCGGGCAAGACCACCACCCTGCGTACGCTGCTCGGCCTGGTCCGGGCCGACGCCGGAAGCATGCGGGTGCTCGGTGAACCGGCGCCGGAACGGCTGCCGGCGGTCGCGCCCCGGTTCGGTGCGATCGTGGAGAGCCCGCAGTTCTTCGGCAACTTCACCGGCCGGCGCACCCTGCGGCTGCTCGCCACCGCCGGTGGGGTCGAGCCGGTACGGGTGGACGAGGTGCTCGAACGGGTCGGTCTGCGGGACCGGGCCGAGGACCGGGTCAAGGGTTACTCGCTCGGCATGAAGCAGCGGCTGGCGGTCGCCTCGGCCCTGCTCAAGAACCCGGAGCTGCTGATCCTCGACGAGCCGGCGAACGGGCTGGACCCGGCCGGGATCCGCGAGATGCGGGACCTGGTTCGCGACCTGGCGTCGTCCGGGGTCACCGTCCTGGTCTCCAGTCACATCCTGGCCGAGATCGAGCTGATCTGCGACCACGTGACCATCATCTCGCGGGGACGGCGGGTCACCTCGGGAACCGTCGGCGAGGTGCTGGCCGGCTTCGACCGGGGCGAATACCTGGTACGGGTCGACGACCCGGAGGACCGCGCCACGGAACTGATCACGGCCGCCGGGCACGACGTGGTCACGTACCCCGACCGCCTGGTGGTCTCCGGGGTGTCCGATCCGGCCGCCCTCAGCCGCATCCTCGGCGAGCAGGACCTCTGGGTACGCGAGCTGACCCCGCTCACCCCGGACCTGGAGAGCGTCTTCCTCGAACTCACCGGAACCGTGCCGCAGCAGGGCAACCCGCACCAGGTCGACGACTCGGTGCTGCCGCAGCGCCCGGACACCGGCTACGGACCGGCGGCGCAGATCGAGCTGGGCTCCACCGCGGGACCGGACGACGGGAAACCGCCGGCCGCCATCGGGGCGGGAGCGCCGGTCACCACCGACGAGGGGACGAAGGCGTGAATCTCATCCAGGCCGAGTTGGAGCGGCTGGGTGCCCGACGTTTTGTCCAGCTCATGCTGGCGGTGCTGGTGGTCGCGTTCGCGATCACCGTCGTCACCACCATCGCCGGGTCGCGCCAACCCGGTGCGGGCGAGGTCGAACGGGCGCGGGTCGCGGTGCAGGAGCAGATCGACGCGAACGAACGCTGGCTGCGCGAGTGCCGGGAAACCCGCGAGGAGAACCCGGAGGAGTTCCGGTCCAACTACCCGGTCGACTGCGACGAGATGTACACCCGTACGCCGCAGATCGAGGACTACCTGACCGGGGTGTTCGTCTTCGAACGGCAGATGCCGGGGCTGGTCTACTTCCTGATCACGTTCCTCGCGCTGTTCGGTTTCCTGGTCGGGGCGTCGTACATCGGTGCCGACCTGAACTCGGGCGGGATGACCAACCTGCTGCTCTGGCGACCGCAGCGGCTCACCGTGCTCGGAACCAAGCTGGGCACCCTGCTCGGTGCCGTACTCGGACTGTCGATGGTCTCCTCGGTGCTGTACCTGGGCGCGTTCTGGTTGGTCGGCCAGACGCGTGGTTACCCCGGCATCCTGGACGCGGACTTCTGGAACACGATCCTGACCACCACGGTCCGGGGGTGGTTCCTGACCCTGCTGGTGGCCGCGCTGGGCTTCGCGATCGCGGTTCTGGGCCGGCACACCGCCGCCGCACTGGGCGTGCTCGCGGGTTACGCGGTGATCTGGGAGGGCGGCGGCCGGATCGTCATGGAGATCATCGACGCCCCGCGCCCGGACGTCCTGATGCTCTCCACCTACGTCGGCGCCTGGGTGCTCGGCCAACTCCACCTCACCGACCAGGGCTTCGTCTGCGACCCCGGACCCGCCGGCTACTGCCAGGTCACCCAGTACGTGCTGGGTTGGCCGGCGGCGCTGCTGGTGCTGCTGGTCGTGGTGGGCGCTTTCGTGCTCGCCTCGTTCGCCAACTTCCGCAAGCGGGACCTGGTCTGACCGGGGAGGGG of the Micromonospora sp. NBC_01796 genome contains:
- a CDS encoding ABC transporter ATP-binding protein, with translation MTRRPTLRGGRRPWGAATRAWLDGRVPTDLVHNVAGAVATGPNPSPASDDLVIDLAGVNVVRTGAFLLRDLSWRVELDERWVVLGPNGAGKTTLLNLAGGRSHPTSGTVHVLGEKIGRTDMAELRTRIGLTTAGLAERIPGDESVRDVVLTAAWSVVGRWRESYDAVDEARARALLDQFGVAGLADRRYGTLSEGERKRVQIARALMTDPELLLLDEPAAGLDLGGREDLVGRLAGLARDPDAPALVLITHHVEEIPPGFTHALLLREGGIVAQGLVGDTITGDNLSRTFGLPLTVERSGDRFTARAA
- a CDS encoding ABC transporter permease subunit gives rise to the protein MNLIQAELERLGARRFVQLMLAVLVVAFAITVVTTIAGSRQPGAGEVERARVAVQEQIDANERWLRECRETREENPEEFRSNYPVDCDEMYTRTPQIEDYLTGVFVFERQMPGLVYFLITFLALFGFLVGASYIGADLNSGGMTNLLLWRPQRLTVLGTKLGTLLGAVLGLSMVSSVLYLGAFWLVGQTRGYPGILDADFWNTILTTTVRGWFLTLLVAALGFAIAVLGRHTAAALGVLAGYAVIWEGGGRIVMEIIDAPRPDVLMLSTYVGAWVLGQLHLTDQGFVCDPGPAGYCQVTQYVLGWPAALLVLLVVVGAFVLASFANFRKRDLV